From one Paramormyrops kingsleyae isolate MSU_618 chromosome 1, PKINGS_0.4, whole genome shotgun sequence genomic stretch:
- the LOC140592561 gene encoding NEDD4 family-interacting protein 2-like isoform X2 yields MAEQESNPVWQHFTKPTPGKARCNICSRLLHNEDDPSEASSRAEASTSSHEPPLAEPTLSVDVEAPPPPYASIATGATAAPEVGFQGDFPVPPPYSVATSLPTYDEAEKAKAAAMAAAAVEVAQREEEFSPREDFSDADQLRVGNDGIFMLAFFMAFLFNWIGFCLSFCLTNTIAGRYGAICGFGLSLIKWILIVRFSDYFTGYFNGQYWLWWIFLVLGLLLFFRGFVNYLKVRNMSESMAASHRTRFLFTY; encoded by the exons atggctgaacaagaatctaatcctgtatggcagcatttcacaaagccaacaccaggaaaagccaggtgcaatatctgcagcagactg TTGCATAATGAGGATGACCCCTCTGAAGCTTCCTCCAGAGCTGAGGCTTCCACATCCAGTCATGAGCCCCCTCTGGCAGAACCCACTTTGTCAGTTGATGtggaggccccgccccctccataTGCCAGCATTGCGACTGGAGCAACGGCAGCACCAG AGGTTGGCTTTCAGGGGGACTTCCCGGTCCCTCCCCCATACAGTGTGGCGACCTCCCTCCCCACCTACGATGAGGCAGAGAAGGCCAAAGCGGCCGCCATGGCAGCAGCAGCCGTGGAGGTGGCACAGCGG GAGGAGGAATTTTCACCCCGGGAGGATTTCAGTGATGCCGACCAGCTGAGAGTTGGCAACGATGGGATTTTCATGTTGGCCTTTTTCA TGGCTTTTCTTTTCAACTGGATTGGGTTCTGCTTGTCATTCTGCCTGACCAACACTATAGCAGGCAGATACGGTGCCATCTGTGGGTTTGGCCTCTCTTTGATCAAGTGGATTCTCATTGTGAGG ttttcagACTATTTTACTGGATACTTCAATGGGCAGTACTGGCTCTGGTGGATTTTCCTTGTTCTAG GTCTGCTGCTTTTCTTCAGAGGGTTTGTGAACTATCTCAAAGTGCGTAACATGTCTGAAAGCATGGCAGCGTCCCACAGAACCCGTTTCCTATTTACCTATTAG
- the LOC140592561 gene encoding NEDD4 family-interacting protein 2-like isoform X3, translating to MDHHQAASRYRVLHNEDDPSEASSRAEASTSSHEPPLAEPTLSVDVEAPPPPYASIATGATAAPEVGFQGDFPVPPPYSVATSLPTYDEAEKAKAAAMAAAAVEVAQREEEFSPREDFSDADQLRVGNDGIFMLAFFMAFLFNWIGFCLSFCLTNTIAGRYGAICGFGLSLIKWILIVRFSDYFTGYFNGQYWLWWIFLVLGLLLFFRGFVNYLKVRNMSESMAASHRTRFLFTY from the exons ATGGACCATCACCAGGCGGCAAGCCGATACCGAGTG TTGCATAATGAGGATGACCCCTCTGAAGCTTCCTCCAGAGCTGAGGCTTCCACATCCAGTCATGAGCCCCCTCTGGCAGAACCCACTTTGTCAGTTGATGtggaggccccgccccctccataTGCCAGCATTGCGACTGGAGCAACGGCAGCACCAG AGGTTGGCTTTCAGGGGGACTTCCCGGTCCCTCCCCCATACAGTGTGGCGACCTCCCTCCCCACCTACGATGAGGCAGAGAAGGCCAAAGCGGCCGCCATGGCAGCAGCAGCCGTGGAGGTGGCACAGCGG GAGGAGGAATTTTCACCCCGGGAGGATTTCAGTGATGCCGACCAGCTGAGAGTTGGCAACGATGGGATTTTCATGTTGGCCTTTTTCA TGGCTTTTCTTTTCAACTGGATTGGGTTCTGCTTGTCATTCTGCCTGACCAACACTATAGCAGGCAGATACGGTGCCATCTGTGGGTTTGGCCTCTCTTTGATCAAGTGGATTCTCATTGTGAGG ttttcagACTATTTTACTGGATACTTCAATGGGCAGTACTGGCTCTGGTGGATTTTCCTTGTTCTAG GTCTGCTGCTTTTCTTCAGAGGGTTTGTGAACTATCTCAAAGTGCGTAACATGTCTGAAAGCATGGCAGCGTCCCACAGAACCCGTTTCCTATTTACCTATTAG
- the LOC111851083 gene encoding BEN domain-containing protein 5-like, with product MNLKRGNNTSPGSIKALPVTTGNNTSPGSIKALPVTTENSFEQISEKHEVDIGEGVFVHSGKWKKIQDNIKDSLFVKEMAVCIWGTSTLANRSLEGKSCPTTKSDPRPPLTPHKFRALKCCFQKWLKGKNLDEGELKARAGKLGHYITEKIQDINKKLKPKK from the exons ATGAACTTGAAAAGAG GCAACAATACATCTCCAGGCTCTATTAAGGCCCTTCCAGTGACAACTG GCAACAACACATCTCCAGGCTCTATTAAGGCCCTTCCAGTGACAACTG AGAACAGCTTTGAACAAATTTCAGAGAAGCATGag GTTGATATTGGTGAAGGTGTTTTTGTACACAgtggaaaatggaaaaagatACAGGATAATATAAAGGACAGCTTGTTCGTGAAAGAAATGGCAGTGTGCATTTGGGGAACAAGCACACTGGCCAACCGTAGCCTGGAAGGAAAAAGTTGCCCCACCACAAAATCTGATCCCAGACCCCCTCTGACACCTCACAAATTCAGAGCACTTAAAT GTTGCTTTCAAAAGTGGCTGAAGGGCAAAAATTTGGATGAAGGAGAGCTGAAGGCCAGAGCAGGAAAACTTGGGCACTATATAACAGAAAAAATTCAAGACATCAACAAAAAACTTAAGCCAAAAAAGTGA
- the LOC140592561 gene encoding NEDD4 family-interacting protein 1-like isoform X1 yields the protein MYRHRPISECTTPISRQARLRAAQCYCCCGTRDPCCLVQDHSQKFWKSPGIKRNCCLMAEQESNPVWQHFTKPTPGKARCNICSRLLHNEDDPSEASSRAEASTSSHEPPLAEPTLSVDVEAPPPPYASIATGATAAPEVGFQGDFPVPPPYSVATSLPTYDEAEKAKAAAMAAAAVEVAQREEEFSPREDFSDADQLRVGNDGIFMLAFFMAFLFNWIGFCLSFCLTNTIAGRYGAICGFGLSLIKWILIVRFSDYFTGYFNGQYWLWWIFLVLGLLLFFRGFVNYLKVRNMSESMAASHRTRFLFTY from the exons atgtatcggcatcggccgatatccgagtgcactacgccgatttctagacaggcacgtctgcgggcagcccagtgttattgttgctgtggaacacgtgacccatgctgccttgtgcaggaccacagccagaagttttggaagagtcctgggataaaacg taattgctgtctgatggctgaacaagaatctaatcctgtatggcagcatttcacaaagccaacaccaggaaaagccaggtgcaatatctgcagcagactg TTGCATAATGAGGATGACCCCTCTGAAGCTTCCTCCAGAGCTGAGGCTTCCACATCCAGTCATGAGCCCCCTCTGGCAGAACCCACTTTGTCAGTTGATGtggaggccccgccccctccataTGCCAGCATTGCGACTGGAGCAACGGCAGCACCAG AGGTTGGCTTTCAGGGGGACTTCCCGGTCCCTCCCCCATACAGTGTGGCGACCTCCCTCCCCACCTACGATGAGGCAGAGAAGGCCAAAGCGGCCGCCATGGCAGCAGCAGCCGTGGAGGTGGCACAGCGG GAGGAGGAATTTTCACCCCGGGAGGATTTCAGTGATGCCGACCAGCTGAGAGTTGGCAACGATGGGATTTTCATGTTGGCCTTTTTCA TGGCTTTTCTTTTCAACTGGATTGGGTTCTGCTTGTCATTCTGCCTGACCAACACTATAGCAGGCAGATACGGTGCCATCTGTGGGTTTGGCCTCTCTTTGATCAAGTGGATTCTCATTGTGAGG ttttcagACTATTTTACTGGATACTTCAATGGGCAGTACTGGCTCTGGTGGATTTTCCTTGTTCTAG GTCTGCTGCTTTTCTTCAGAGGGTTTGTGAACTATCTCAAAGTGCGTAACATGTCTGAAAGCATGGCAGCGTCCCACAGAACCCGTTTCCTATTTACCTATTAG